A window of the Parabacteroides merdae ATCC 43184 genome harbors these coding sequences:
- a CDS encoding redox-sensing transcriptional repressor Rex, which translates to MANDEMKQIWKVPEPTLRRLPWYLAFLKLMKGRGEAFVSSTQIAKEINVDPSQVAKDLSFVNISGKTRVGYEISTLVDVLEDFLGFTAQHKAFLFGVGSLGAALLQDSGLKQYGLEIVGGFDVRRELAGTEINGIPVYHMDDFPAKQKEYGATIGVITVPVDKAQEVTELIIAGGIKALWNFTPFRIRVPEDIVVQNTSMYAHLAVMFNRLNSINH; encoded by the coding sequence ATGGCTAACGATGAAATGAAACAAATCTGGAAAGTGCCGGAGCCGACTCTTAGGAGGTTGCCGTGGTATCTTGCCTTTTTGAAACTGATGAAAGGAAGAGGGGAAGCTTTCGTATCATCTACTCAGATTGCCAAAGAAATTAATGTGGACCCCAGTCAGGTGGCGAAAGACCTCTCTTTTGTGAATATTTCAGGGAAGACACGTGTCGGCTATGAAATCAGCACGCTGGTGGATGTGTTGGAGGATTTCTTAGGTTTTACGGCGCAGCATAAAGCATTCTTGTTCGGTGTCGGTAGCTTGGGAGCCGCCTTGTTGCAGGATTCCGGTCTGAAACAATACGGATTGGAGATTGTTGGAGGCTTCGATGTCCGTCGGGAATTGGCCGGAACCGAGATTAACGGGATACCGGTCTACCACATGGATGATTTTCCTGCCAAGCAGAAGGAATACGGAGCGACGATCGGAGTGATTACCGTCCCTGTCGACAAGGCGCAGGAAGTGACCGAATTGATTATCGCGGGAGGAATCAAGGCTTTGTGGAACTTTACCCCGTTCCGTATCCGTGTGCCGGAAGATATCGTGGTGCAAAATACCTCTATGTATGCCCATCTTGCTGTGATGTTCAACCGCTTGAATTCAATCAATCACTGA
- a CDS encoding HAD-IB family hydrolase, producing the protein MAIAIFDFDGTIISRDSLPDFLIQACGRKAFLLRLPWIILLKGAALTGILSTHRAKELVISSFLRGMKTEDFQQACLEYASRIPAFVYPAALEEIRRHQEEGNKIAIISASMPDWIRPWAQTVGIRFVEGTGLEVREQTLTGRFSTPNCKGGEKVRRLRRLYPDFASETLHVYGDSSGDKELLALADVPHYKPFNNK; encoded by the coding sequence ATGGCAATCGCAATATTCGACTTCGACGGAACCATCATTTCCCGCGACTCTTTGCCGGATTTTCTGATTCAGGCTTGTGGACGGAAGGCTTTCCTCCTGCGGCTCCCCTGGATTATCCTGCTGAAAGGAGCAGCCTTAACGGGCATTCTCTCCACGCACCGGGCCAAAGAGCTTGTGATCTCCTCTTTCCTGCGAGGAATGAAGACGGAGGATTTCCAACAGGCTTGTCTCGAATATGCCTCCCGTATACCGGCTTTCGTCTATCCTGCGGCCTTGGAAGAAATACGCAGGCATCAGGAAGAAGGAAACAAGATCGCCATTATCAGCGCGTCCATGCCCGACTGGATACGCCCCTGGGCACAAACTGTCGGAATCCGGTTCGTGGAAGGAACAGGGCTGGAAGTTAGGGAGCAGACTTTGACCGGGCGTTTTTCCACGCCCAACTGTAAAGGAGGTGAGAAGGTACGCAGGCTCCGCCGGCTATATCCGGATTTCGCCTCCGAGACGCTGCATGTATATGGCGACAGTTCCGGCGACAAAGAACTGCTCGCCCTTGCAGATGTCCCCCATTATAAACCATTCAACAATAAATAA
- the porV gene encoding type IX secretion system outer membrane channel protein PorV → MISKFRIGALVIILNFFASVAMIWGQDNPSLLQMAVPSLNIAPDARGGGMGDMGAATLPDINSQYWNAAKYAFMGSKAGVSLSYTPWLRKLVNDVALVNMTGYYKLGNSDLQAISASLRYFSLGEVNIWENIGDVPYGLNPYEMAFDVAYSRKLSESYSMAVTLRYIRSDMGTDQNDESNAGNAFSADISGYLEKYVLMGNAEALWSFGFNLSNIGSKISYDGGNTNQYLPAKLTLGTGLLYPIDDYNQIGVYLDLNKYMVPYAPQKEEGETDADYQTRVDDYKSWSSLSGMLKSFTDSPNGLLKEIMVSVGAEYSYNQQFFVRGGYFYENANVGNRKYFSVGAGFRMSVFQLDAAYLVSTVPQNPLDQTLRFSLSFDMDGIKNLFR, encoded by the coding sequence ATGATAAGTAAATTCAGAATCGGTGCACTCGTTATAATACTTAACTTCTTCGCTTCGGTTGCGATGATTTGGGGACAGGATAATCCTTCTTTGCTCCAAATGGCGGTTCCTTCGTTGAACATCGCTCCGGATGCACGAGGCGGCGGTATGGGAGACATGGGCGCGGCGACTTTGCCGGACATCAACTCGCAGTATTGGAATGCTGCCAAATATGCTTTTATGGGAAGTAAGGCGGGAGTCAGTTTGTCATATACGCCGTGGTTGCGTAAATTGGTCAATGATGTGGCCTTGGTGAATATGACCGGTTACTACAAATTAGGAAATAGCGATTTACAGGCTATCAGTGCATCTTTGCGTTATTTCTCGTTAGGTGAAGTGAATATATGGGAGAACATCGGGGATGTCCCTTATGGTTTGAACCCGTATGAGATGGCGTTCGACGTGGCTTATAGTCGCAAGCTGTCCGAGTCCTATTCAATGGCGGTAACCTTGCGTTACATCCGTTCGGATATGGGGACGGACCAGAATGACGAAAGCAATGCGGGCAATGCTTTTTCTGCCGATATTTCCGGTTATCTGGAAAAATATGTGCTGATGGGTAATGCCGAGGCATTGTGGAGCTTTGGTTTCAACCTGTCGAATATAGGGAGTAAGATCTCGTATGACGGGGGTAATACGAACCAGTACCTTCCGGCAAAGCTGACGTTGGGGACCGGTTTGCTTTATCCGATTGACGATTACAACCAGATCGGCGTTTATCTGGACCTGAACAAATACATGGTCCCGTATGCTCCGCAAAAGGAAGAAGGAGAGACTGATGCCGATTACCAGACGCGTGTGGACGACTATAAATCATGGTCGAGCCTTTCCGGTATGTTGAAGTCTTTTACCGATTCACCTAACGGCCTGCTGAAGGAGATCATGGTTTCGGTCGGAGCCGAGTATAGTTATAACCAGCAGTTCTTCGTCCGTGGTGGTTACTTTTACGAGAATGCGAATGTCGGTAACCGTAAATACTTTTCTGTGGGTGCCGGTTTCCGTATGAGTGTGTTCCAGCTGGATGCTGCTTATCTGGTTAGTACGGTTCCGCAGAACCCGTTGGACCAAACACTTCGTTTCTCCCTGTCTTTTGATATGGACGGGATCAAGAACTTGTTCAGGTGA
- a CDS encoding fumarylacetoacetate hydrolase family protein, protein MKIIAVGMNYAAHNKELHHSLKLSEPTIFMKSDSSLLKDGKPFFIPDFSSEIHYETEIVVKIDRLGKNIAERFAHRYYNEVTVGIDFTARDLQNKLRAQGLPWEISKAFDNSAVLGTFVPLERVGDVNRIPFHLDINGKTVQEGNTQDMLFPVDKIIAYVSRFFTLKIGDLIYTGTPVGVGPVKIDDHLQGYIGEQKLLDFFVR, encoded by the coding sequence ATGAAAATAATAGCCGTAGGAATGAATTATGCTGCTCACAATAAAGAGCTGCATCATTCGTTAAAATTATCGGAGCCTACTATCTTTATGAAGTCCGACTCTTCGTTACTGAAAGACGGCAAACCGTTCTTCATTCCTGATTTCTCTTCGGAGATTCATTACGAAACGGAGATCGTCGTGAAGATAGACCGGCTGGGAAAAAACATTGCCGAACGTTTCGCCCATCGTTACTATAACGAGGTGACGGTAGGAATTGACTTTACAGCCCGCGATTTGCAAAACAAGCTGCGTGCGCAAGGTCTGCCTTGGGAAATCAGCAAGGCGTTCGATAATTCGGCTGTTCTTGGGACATTCGTCCCACTGGAGCGTGTGGGAGATGTGAACCGCATTCCTTTCCATCTGGATATTAACGGCAAGACCGTCCAGGAGGGAAATACACAGGATATGCTTTTCCCGGTCGACAAGATCATTGCCTATGTGAGCCGTTTCTTTACGTTGAAGATAGGTGATTTGATCTACACCGGAACCCCGGTAGGCGTGGGGCCGGTCAAGATAGACGACCACTTGCAGGGATATATCGGCGAGCAGAAGCTGCTGGATTTCTTTGTGAGATAA
- the porU gene encoding type IX secretion system sortase PorU → MKRILCVLLFVFGLLTSAWADSSRYASESVLNSGKWVKIQVAEDGIYKLTAADLKKMGFSNLDKVAVYGYGGWPLDEDFSTTYIDDVPEVAVWRSADYLLFYGKGPRKWEYSSSDKSFIHTNNPYSNYGYYFVTEKETAGRTMEKAASAAGATLQVTTFDDYVLHEEELVSVNSSGRELYGESFTSTLSRDFTISVPGITNDEGKATLSFISRGNGTITMNVDGNALISGSVSVPSDEYEVARELYRERAWTADKGETVKVNIGYSTTGHKNVHLNYFRLQMKRQLKVYDNYTFFRSLSARGNASRFVIQGADASTLVFDVTDGVNPQQMETSLNGTELSFSIPASASLREFVVVKPSQIKAPVTVGEVVNQNLHALPQQDMIIIAQPNFTTQAERLAEAHRTKDNLTVRVVTPESIYNEFSSGTPDATAYRRFMKMFYDRQTSEADAPKYLLLFGDGSFDNRKLTSAWKSVDMSNMLLTYQTENSLSSQSYVIDDYFGFLDDADNKKSLQNKKLCLGIGRFPIRTVEQATQMVDKVISYMENRNIGSWKNNLCFMADDGSNTDGFMTEHMEFADQLAGYVESEHPEFLVNKLYYDAYKKDMTAGTYPDVRSGLQKLLKDGLLLFNYTGHGGTTALSDEKVLTQTDINQFTYTHLPVWVTATCDFTRFDDLNTSAGEDVFLNKSSGGIALFTTVRVAYSRPNFPINDNVIRNLFERNNGRRRTLGEVMQATKNTLSSVYKLGFCLIGDPAVKIAYPEFGMKVTTVNGQSVDGNSISFKALEKITVEGEVLDASGQLVTDFTGIVNPTVKDSKVTVTCLKNSNKDDSPAFTFTDYPNTIFIGNDSVRNGKFSFTFTVPKDISYSNLQGKMNLYAVDTESGNEAQGNFDNFIVGGTSDTAETDTIGPEIRALYLNDTTFVDGGQVNTTPYFVAELWDKSGVNITGSSVGHDMMLVIDESTVLSYNLNSYYELLPGEDGTGIVKFPIPALEPGKHTAEFWVWDILNNSTVRTFTFEVVEGLKPFLFDVIATPGIAREQVTFHLMHNRPESRMRVGIMVYDLAGRQLWKHEESGTSGLFENYTVSWDLTSGGARMRPGVYIYRAAISTDNSKDATKARKFIILGE, encoded by the coding sequence ATGAAGAGAATCTTATGTGTCTTGCTGTTTGTATTCGGTCTGCTCACTTCTGCTTGGGCGGATAGTAGCCGATATGCCTCCGAGTCGGTATTGAACTCCGGGAAATGGGTGAAGATACAGGTGGCGGAAGATGGTATTTACAAACTGACGGCTGCCGATCTGAAAAAGATGGGCTTTTCCAATTTGGATAAAGTAGCTGTTTATGGCTACGGAGGATGGCCTTTGGATGAAGATTTCTCTACTACCTATATTGATGATGTCCCTGAGGTAGCCGTATGGAGGAGTGCGGATTATTTGTTGTTTTATGGGAAAGGGCCGCGCAAATGGGAATATTCTTCTTCTGATAAGTCCTTTATCCACACCAACAACCCCTATTCCAATTACGGATATTATTTCGTGACCGAGAAAGAAACAGCCGGGCGTACGATGGAGAAGGCTGCATCTGCTGCTGGAGCCACTTTGCAAGTGACAACTTTCGATGACTATGTTTTGCACGAAGAAGAGTTGGTATCGGTGAACAGTTCCGGGCGCGAACTGTATGGGGAATCGTTTACTTCTACTTTATCCCGTGATTTCACGATATCGGTTCCGGGTATTACGAACGACGAGGGAAAAGCCACTCTGTCTTTTATCTCCCGTGGCAACGGAACGATTACTATGAATGTCGATGGAAACGCTTTAATATCCGGTTCCGTGTCTGTCCCGTCGGACGAATACGAAGTGGCACGGGAACTGTATCGCGAAAGAGCTTGGACGGCTGATAAAGGTGAGACTGTAAAGGTCAACATCGGATACAGTACGACCGGACATAAGAATGTGCACTTGAACTATTTCCGTCTGCAGATGAAGAGGCAATTGAAAGTATATGACAATTATACATTCTTCCGCAGCCTCTCGGCAAGAGGCAATGCTTCCCGTTTTGTGATTCAGGGAGCCGATGCCAGTACGCTGGTTTTTGATGTGACCGACGGTGTAAATCCGCAACAGATGGAAACGTCTCTGAACGGGACAGAGTTGTCTTTTTCAATTCCTGCTTCCGCTTCCTTGAGGGAGTTTGTCGTAGTAAAACCTTCACAGATAAAAGCTCCCGTGACGGTCGGCGAGGTGGTGAATCAGAATCTGCATGCTTTGCCACAGCAAGATATGATCATTATTGCCCAGCCTAATTTTACCACGCAGGCAGAACGTTTGGCGGAAGCGCATCGGACAAAGGATAACCTGACGGTCCGGGTGGTGACGCCAGAATCAATTTATAACGAGTTTTCCAGCGGTACACCGGATGCAACTGCTTATCGCCGTTTTATGAAGATGTTCTACGACCGGCAGACTTCGGAAGCTGATGCTCCTAAATATTTACTGCTGTTCGGCGATGGCTCGTTCGACAACCGTAAATTGACTTCCGCCTGGAAATCGGTGGATATGAGCAATATGTTATTGACGTATCAGACGGAAAATTCATTAAGTAGTCAATCGTATGTGATTGATGACTATTTCGGATTTCTGGATGATGCGGATAATAAGAAATCCCTTCAAAATAAAAAACTATGTCTGGGGATCGGACGCTTTCCTATCAGGACTGTGGAGCAGGCGACTCAGATGGTGGATAAGGTAATCTCTTATATGGAAAATAGAAATATAGGTTCGTGGAAAAACAATCTGTGTTTTATGGCTGATGATGGTAGCAATACGGATGGATTTATGACTGAGCATATGGAGTTTGCTGATCAGTTGGCAGGTTATGTCGAAAGTGAACATCCTGAGTTTTTGGTGAATAAGCTGTATTATGATGCCTATAAAAAAGACATGACGGCAGGAACTTATCCGGATGTAAGGAGTGGCTTGCAAAAACTTCTAAAAGACGGACTTCTATTGTTTAATTATACCGGACATGGAGGGACAACGGCTTTAAGCGATGAGAAAGTGTTAACACAAACAGATATCAACCAGTTTACTTATACTCATCTGCCGGTATGGGTGACGGCTACCTGCGATTTTACGCGATTCGATGACTTGAATACGTCTGCCGGAGAAGATGTCTTTCTGAATAAAAGCAGTGGAGGCATTGCGCTGTTTACGACTGTTCGTGTCGCTTATTCCAGACCTAATTTCCCGATCAACGACAATGTTATCCGTAATTTGTTTGAAAGAAATAATGGGCGTCGTCGTACGCTGGGAGAAGTGATGCAAGCAACGAAAAACACCTTGTCGTCCGTTTACAAACTTGGTTTCTGCTTGATCGGAGACCCAGCTGTAAAAATAGCTTATCCAGAATTTGGAATGAAAGTGACGACTGTAAACGGGCAATCGGTAGACGGAAATTCAATATCTTTTAAAGCTTTGGAAAAGATCACTGTCGAAGGAGAGGTGTTGGATGCTTCCGGGCAGTTGGTAACTGATTTTACTGGTATAGTCAACCCGACGGTAAAAGACAGCAAGGTGACTGTCACCTGCTTGAAGAACAGCAATAAAGATGACAGTCCGGCTTTCACCTTCACCGACTATCCGAATACGATTTTTATAGGGAATGACTCCGTGCGCAACGGAAAGTTCAGCTTTACTTTTACGGTTCCGAAGGATATTTCCTATTCTAATTTGCAGGGGAAAATGAATCTCTATGCCGTCGATACGGAAAGTGGCAATGAGGCACAGGGTAATTTCGACAATTTCATTGTCGGAGGAACTTCCGACACGGCGGAAACCGATACGATCGGTCCGGAAATCCGTGCCCTTTACCTGAATGATACGACATTTGTAGATGGCGGCCAGGTGAACACGACTCCCTATTTTGTCGCTGAGTTATGGGATAAGAGCGGAGTGAATATCACGGGAAGCAGTGTCGGGCATGATATGATGCTGGTAATAGACGAATCGACCGTCCTGAGCTATAACCTGAACAGTTATTACGAACTGTTACCTGGCGAAGATGGGACCGGTATCGTGAAGTTCCCGATCCCGGCGCTTGAGCCGGGTAAACATACGGCGGAGTTCTGGGTGTGGGATATCTTGAATAACTCGACCGTGCGGACATTTACTTTTGAAGTGGTCGAGGGACTGAAACCCTTCCTGTTCGATGTGATCGCAACACCGGGTATCGCCCGTGAGCAAGTGACTTTCCATCTTATGCACAACCGTCCCGAAAGTCGGATGCGAGTGGGTATTATGGTCTACGATCTGGCAGGCCGACAACTTTGGAAACATGAAGAAAGCGGAACGTCCGGTCTGTTCGAAAACTATACGGTTTCCTGGGATCTGACATCCGGTGGTGCCCGTATGCGTCCCGGTGTTTATATCTACCGGGCAGCTATCAGTACCGATAATTCCAAAGACGCGACAAAAGCAAGGAAATTCATCATTTTAGGCGAATAA
- a CDS encoding decaprenyl-phosphate phosphoribosyltransferase translates to MKDIQSTGKVKALFLLMRPFQWVKNIILFLPMFFAQEIGDTDRLWNVAILFAGFCLLTSGVYIFNDLMDAGEDRLHPVKRFRPIASRKVSPMAALVFMFLLYATSALCFSFMYTSNNQIWLLSGGYILLNLAYTLYLKQVQIIDAMIVACGFIIRLEAGAAAGEIELSHWLIIMTFILSLFLAFAKRRDDLLNFMETGQISRKNITGYTIDYLNVILSFLSSIIAVTYILYTLSPEVTSRSSEYLYATVPFVLAGIMRYLQIILVEKSNCNPTDILLQDRTLQLTVAGWFIVFALLIY, encoded by the coding sequence ATGAAAGATATACAATCGACAGGCAAAGTTAAAGCATTATTTCTTCTGATGCGCCCTTTCCAGTGGGTAAAAAACATCATCTTGTTCCTTCCCATGTTTTTTGCACAGGAGATAGGAGATACGGACAGGCTGTGGAATGTTGCAATCCTGTTTGCCGGTTTCTGCTTGCTCACCAGTGGTGTATATATTTTCAACGACTTGATGGATGCGGGTGAAGACCGCTTGCATCCGGTCAAACGATTCCGTCCGATCGCCTCCCGGAAAGTTTCTCCGATGGCCGCCCTTGTCTTCATGTTCCTGCTATATGCGACGAGTGCATTATGTTTCAGCTTCATGTATACAAGCAACAACCAGATCTGGTTGTTGTCAGGAGGATATATCCTCCTGAACTTAGCCTATACGCTTTACCTCAAACAGGTACAGATCATAGATGCCATGATTGTCGCCTGCGGTTTCATCATCCGGCTTGAAGCGGGAGCTGCCGCCGGGGAGATAGAACTTTCGCACTGGCTGATTATCATGACATTCATCCTCTCCCTGTTCCTCGCTTTTGCCAAGCGCCGGGACGATTTGCTCAATTTCATGGAGACCGGACAGATTTCACGTAAGAATATTACCGGATATACGATCGACTACCTGAACGTGATCCTGTCGTTTCTCTCTTCCATCATAGCCGTGACTTACATATTATATACGCTTTCGCCCGAAGTGACGTCGAGGAGCAGCGAATACCTGTATGCCACAGTTCCTTTCGTACTGGCAGGCATCATGCGCTATCTGCAAATCATCCTGGTGGAGAAGAGCAATTGCAACCCGACCGACATCCTCTTACAGGACCGTACTTTGCAGTTGACCGTGGCCGGCTGGTTTATCGTATTCGCTTTACTTATTTATTGA
- a CDS encoding DUF6080 domain-containing protein: MMPSCLSILFRALRIEWRETKRTLFPTTPIETGLFLFFFLLYGCIGYRMLFHTELIDVPNGGAGSYLGYDNLFHLHTRGGAFDISHPFFGIFHLLKTLLTILLTTLFKEKTSGIICLTLMNLLITGGLVLIYRYLKQIVRISSRRALLLTGFTGCFFTTVVLSFTTESYPFSFFLLVFSLLMLSREYMLTGYIKGRTILFLSFLCGGITITNAAKPAMALFLNKTPFWHKIRTGVKIMLPFVICVAVIMGFYTLKAKLFNPEGPSPIETTGQLGQYFIHDETFGKQALVDFWGNTIISTPLTQQLVGKEVVLRPSEYLHSWNNAVIMFLLFLVAASALLNLKNKYVQLLLMYLSIDFVIHFIIRYGMNEAILFGGHWMFAIPILLGWLYTRLPVRMYRILDWVIIGFFVLTATINTMEFMRSFLFA, from the coding sequence ATGATGCCATCCTGCCTGTCTATCCTGTTTCGCGCTCTCCGGATCGAGTGGAGAGAGACTAAGCGCACGTTATTTCCGACGACCCCGATAGAAACCGGGCTTTTCCTTTTCTTCTTCCTTCTTTACGGGTGTATCGGTTACCGGATGCTCTTTCATACGGAACTGATCGATGTACCCAACGGGGGAGCGGGAAGTTACTTGGGCTATGACAATCTATTCCATCTCCACACGCGCGGAGGAGCATTCGACATCAGCCATCCCTTTTTCGGCATCTTCCATTTGTTGAAAACACTGTTGACAATCCTGTTGACAACCCTGTTCAAAGAGAAAACTTCCGGTATTATTTGCCTGACACTGATGAACCTGTTGATAACCGGCGGACTGGTCCTGATCTATCGTTACCTGAAGCAGATCGTCCGGATCTCTTCCCGGCGGGCACTGTTACTGACAGGGTTCACGGGATGCTTTTTCACGACTGTTGTCTTATCATTCACCACAGAATCTTATCCGTTCTCCTTTTTCCTGCTCGTCTTCTCACTACTAATGCTTTCCAGGGAATACATGCTGACCGGATATATAAAAGGCCGGACGATCCTCTTTCTCTCTTTCCTGTGTGGAGGAATAACAATCACCAACGCTGCCAAACCGGCAATGGCCCTGTTCCTGAATAAAACTCCGTTCTGGCATAAAATACGGACGGGGGTCAAAATCATGCTGCCATTTGTCATTTGCGTAGCTGTCATCATGGGCTTTTACACCCTCAAAGCGAAACTGTTCAACCCGGAAGGCCCGTCTCCTATCGAAACGACCGGGCAACTCGGACAGTATTTTATCCACGACGAGACATTCGGTAAACAAGCACTGGTCGATTTCTGGGGCAATACGATTATAAGCACGCCTCTCACACAACAGTTAGTCGGGAAAGAGGTCGTATTGCGTCCCAGCGAATACCTGCACAGTTGGAACAATGCCGTAATCATGTTTCTGTTGTTTTTAGTCGCGGCCTCGGCTTTGCTCAATCTGAAAAACAAATATGTACAACTGCTACTTATGTACCTGAGTATCGATTTCGTGATCCACTTTATCATCCGCTACGGGATGAACGAGGCGATCCTGTTCGGTGGGCATTGGATGTTTGCAATCCCGATCCTGCTGGGCTGGCTATACACACGATTGCCGGTCCGCATGTACCGGATACTGGACTGGGTTATTATCGGATTCTTTGTCCTGACTGCAACGATAAACACGATGGAGTTTATGCGTTCCTTCTTATTCGCCTAA